A genomic segment from Saprospiraceae bacterium encodes:
- a CDS encoding deoxynucleoside kinase — MSIPKVKHIAIAGNIGAGKTTLCTQLGKSFGWDVHYESADNNPYLSDFYMDMQRWSFNLQVFFLNSRYQQILKILNGDTTVIQDRTIYEDAYIFAPNLHDMGLMSTRDFQNYFELFKTMSSQIQPPDLLIYLKASIATLVSHIQARGRDYEGNMSLDYLKRLNERYETWISTYEEGRLLVISVDDLDFKNNPEDLGKVVDLVRGELHGLF, encoded by the coding sequence ATGTCAATACCCAAAGTCAAACATATAGCCATCGCAGGGAACATTGGTGCTGGAAAGACCACCCTTTGTACACAACTAGGTAAAAGTTTCGGATGGGATGTCCATTATGAATCTGCTGATAATAATCCTTACCTCAGCGATTTTTACATGGATATGCAGCGTTGGTCCTTTAATCTCCAAGTTTTTTTCCTCAATAGCCGGTACCAACAAATTCTTAAAATCCTAAATGGCGATACCACGGTTATCCAGGACCGGACCATTTACGAGGATGCGTATATCTTTGCGCCCAACCTGCACGATATGGGGCTCATGTCCACCAGGGACTTCCAAAACTACTTTGAGTTATTCAAAACGATGTCCTCCCAAATTCAACCGCCGGATTTACTGATCTATCTAAAAGCCAGCATTGCTACCTTGGTTTCTCACATTCAGGCCAGAGGTAGGGATTATGAGGGCAATATGAGCCTGGATTACCTGAAAAGGTTAAATGAACGCTATGAAACCTGGATCAGCACCTATGAAGAGGGCCGATTGCTTGTCATTAGTGTAGATGACCTGGATTTTAAAAATAATCCGGAGGACCTGGGTAAGGTGGTCGATTTGGTCCGTGGCGAATTGCATGGCTTGTTTTAA
- a CDS encoding YggS family pyridoxal phosphate-dependent enzyme, translating to MLQQILKELATTHTHLIAVSKTKPIEQIMEMYHQGQRAFGENKVQELVEKQAALPADIEWHLIGHLQTNKVKQIAPFVHLIHSVDSLKLLQEIDKQAAKNNRIIDCLLQIKIAKEVTKFGLSQKDAVGLLQSEDFQQLQHTRIVGLMGMATFTDKENQVQQEFRSLKTFFDKLKVSFFANTDYFREISMGMSDDYPLAQKEGSTMVRIGSLLFGHR from the coding sequence ATGCTGCAACAAATCCTTAAGGAATTAGCCACTACTCACACTCACCTCATTGCAGTATCCAAAACCAAACCTATCGAACAGATCATGGAGATGTACCATCAAGGGCAGCGTGCCTTTGGTGAAAATAAGGTCCAGGAATTAGTAGAAAAACAGGCGGCGCTGCCCGCCGATATCGAGTGGCACCTCATTGGCCATTTACAAACCAATAAGGTAAAACAAATTGCCCCTTTTGTGCACCTGATCCATTCCGTTGACAGTCTCAAATTGCTGCAAGAAATTGACAAACAAGCTGCAAAAAACAATCGAATCATCGACTGCCTGCTACAAATAAAAATCGCTAAAGAAGTTACCAAATTTGGACTCAGCCAAAAGGATGCGGTAGGGCTGCTTCAATCTGAAGATTTTCAGCAGCTACAACACACCCGAATTGTGGGCCTCATGGGTATGGCGACCTTCACAGATAAGGAGAACCAGGTCCAACAAGAGTTTCGCTCCCTCAAAACGTTTTTCGATAAACTCAAAGTAAGTTTTTTTGCCAACACTGATTATTTTAGGGAAATTTCTATGGGCATGTCTGATGATTATCCCCTGGCGCAAAAAGAAGGCAGTACCATGGTGCGAATTGGGAGTTTGTTGTTCGGACATCGGTAG
- a CDS encoding RagB/SusD family nutrient uptake outer membrane protein: protein MKIKIILMLLAIGLASNWSCTKLEEEILDESLNGGGSDSDILTGSLAPAYAILPGFFQHTNYFTLQEISTDEAILPYRGGTDWGDNGIFIDMHRHTYTPSHIRINNAWSSLTQGISRAVTAINVLTPLSKSDQQANLLLAEARGLRAYYSMVTLDLFGLVFVKEDPNELSTILRGNDAVEYIKNEFLDIETQVGTNVGPGRISQGAVWGLLARLHLNAAVWRDPYATSFDFKTEDMDKVIEYSTKVINSGQYGLSPEYFEIFDDENHDNPELVFAVDQRADLNGHNRMAYFSMSGNMYPLPQFPRANGTDGPGITSDFYQTWVQAYGANDPADMDARFFKENLIIPADSCIAAEDFEINRGIYRGQVYGLLSSANGQPFERCADGIGYKIGKLRNNGRAIPSLVIHTEQIDFTPEGSDYSTGYRVEKYEFSKKSDSGRNKGEADLIILRYADIYLMRAEALMRKSDAAGALADVNTVRASRTARPSSTPPALTAMTLDILYRERGFEFYWEHQRRTDMIRFGKYEDTWTEKTDNNVQKRLFPIPQSAIDGASSTKGYLVQNPGY from the coding sequence ATGAAAATCAAGATCATACTTATGCTATTGGCCATTGGCCTGGCATCCAATTGGAGTTGCACCAAGCTGGAAGAAGAGATATTAGATGAATCTTTAAATGGCGGTGGATCAGATAGTGATATATTAACAGGAAGTTTGGCTCCGGCCTATGCCATTTTGCCTGGTTTCTTCCAACACACTAATTATTTTACCTTACAAGAAATTTCTACCGACGAGGCTATCCTGCCCTATAGAGGCGGAACCGATTGGGGGGATAATGGCATCTTCATCGACATGCATCGCCATACCTATACCCCTTCACATATTCGTATCAATAATGCCTGGAGTTCGCTTACACAGGGTATTTCTCGGGCCGTAACGGCGATCAATGTACTTACACCTTTATCCAAATCGGATCAACAAGCCAATCTTTTACTAGCAGAGGCAAGAGGCCTCAGGGCTTATTATTCGATGGTAACCCTTGATCTTTTTGGATTGGTCTTTGTAAAAGAAGATCCAAACGAACTTTCTACGATTTTAAGAGGTAATGACGCCGTTGAATATATAAAAAATGAGTTTTTGGATATAGAAACGCAGGTTGGAACCAATGTTGGGCCAGGCCGGATATCCCAGGGAGCAGTGTGGGGTCTACTGGCTAGGTTGCACCTGAATGCAGCAGTGTGGCGTGATCCTTATGCCACTTCTTTCGATTTCAAAACGGAAGATATGGATAAGGTGATTGAGTATAGCACCAAGGTTATCAATAGCGGACAATATGGCCTTTCCCCGGAATATTTTGAAATTTTTGATGATGAAAACCACGATAATCCCGAGTTGGTTTTTGCCGTAGACCAACGTGCTGATTTGAATGGTCATAATCGGATGGCCTATTTTTCCATGTCTGGAAATATGTATCCGCTGCCTCAATTTCCTCGCGCCAATGGAACAGATGGACCAGGTATCACTTCCGATTTTTACCAAACCTGGGTACAGGCTTATGGTGCGAATGATCCGGCAGATATGGATGCCCGATTTTTTAAAGAAAACCTGATTATTCCTGCAGATTCTTGTATTGCAGCGGAGGATTTTGAGATCAACCGTGGAATCTATAGAGGCCAGGTATATGGACTATTGTCTTCTGCCAATGGACAACCCTTTGAGCGTTGTGCGGATGGTATCGGTTATAAAATCGGTAAACTTCGCAACAATGGCAGGGCTATTCCTTCGCTGGTGATCCATACCGAGCAAATCGATTTTACACCAGAGGGTAGTGATTACAGTACCGGTTACCGGGTAGAGAAGTACGAATTTAGCAAGAAGTCCGATTCGGGTAGAAACAAAGGAGAGGCAGATCTCATCATCCTTCGATATGCAGATATTTATTTGATGCGGGCAGAAGCATTGATGCGCAAATCAGATGCTGCCGGAGCACTCGCAGATGTTAATACGGTCAGGGCCTCTAGAACAGCAAGGCCTTCCTCCACACCACCAGCACTTACAGCGATGACATTAGATATCCTGTATCGTGAACGTGGATTCGAGTTTTATTGGGAACACCAAAGGCGTACCGATATGATTCGTTTTGGAAAATATGAAGATACCTGGACAGAGAAAACGGATAATAATGTACAAAAGCGACTTTTCCCTATTCCTCAATCTGCTATTGATGGCGCCTCAAGTACCAAAGGGTACCTGGTGCAAAATCCGGGGTATTAA
- a CDS encoding alpha/beta hydrolase: MPVMVGIGDQDELFSVEAVRELYDGIPGNNKEFWEIKDATHAKFPTECWNDLVKWLDTQGFE; encoded by the coding sequence ATGCCTGTAATGGTCGGAATCGGAGACCAAGACGAACTTTTTAGCGTTGAGGCCGTTCGGGAACTATATGACGGTATTCCCGGAAATAATAAGGAATTCTGGGAAATAAAGGATGCCACGCATGCTAAATTTCCGACCGAATGTTGGAACGACCTAGTCAAATGGCTGGACACACAAGGTTTTGAATAA
- a CDS encoding SusC/RagA family TonB-linked outer membrane protein, with amino-acid sequence MEFKNHYKYLSLFLLLLLGNVVNSGPLQANTNAPPDDALQLRLLTEVLDEIGEKYQVIFSYESKLLSEVKVDFEFRLEESVDSAIERLLSQTGLHYQAMGSKYYVLHQDTKEGNRNAKKLGRKINQIQKLEQKGKLSLKHIQGKSSNQLSSIVQSVVELKSEISISGKVTSMAGEPLIGAAILVKGTAGGTVTDVDGNYQLNVPDNASVLVFSYIGYTSQEVVIGGRTVIDVQLVADVTQLEEVIVVGYATQKKKDITGAVTSVRNEDFNQGVITSPEQLLQGKVSGVNVTSASGEPGSNQAITIRGQGSVRSSSTPLFVVDGFALDNSGTGASTNPLNFINPQDIESIDVLKDASATAIYGARGANGVILITTKRGKAGVSKVSFSSSLAVSNLAREIPVFSASEFRKNVVAIGGDLTDLGGNTNWQRELTQTAISHNQNLVLNGGTDKLTYYASLGVQDQEGIIKNSGLQRYSGRVNVTQKLLNDRLKIDFNLNATSTTNERPPIGTMVADALTLNPTYPAYDSNGDPSIFPDVFNPLIRLNLYDDITRTRRVLANISPSVEIIKGLVYKLNLGVDESASDRDVQDKPSTLPLVIGALRSTFVNNSNTLVENYITYTFDQQAHNVSLLAGHSYQNIFVRGRSWGIEKFADNGIEPLYNPGLGQELDLVDNRPSGFAVRNELQSFFGRANYSYKDKYLLTGTIRADGSSKFGESNKYGIFPSFAAGWRITEESFMESSFFSNLKLRLGWGRTGNQEIPSKITQALYTTSVSSGSSYPFTANGPYPAGTTFVRLANPDIQWEVSTQTNVGLDFEILDGALSGTIDYFHKVSNNILLEVVPPDPIQPATTYWTNIEDMTITNKGLELALDYQIRKTAGLSYGIGGNITFIDNVVEDSPFTVLVTGSASGSGLTSATVNGYVNGEPIGSFYMKDFVGIGDDGLSKFRDVNGDGLDTDDDRTVVGSALPTTMYNFYGNLSYKGFDFNINFNGIAGNKIYDNTATAAFYKARLAKSLNTTAVATEFPEESILNPASVSTRYLKDGSFLRLNNMSLGYNFVTEAMGNSGWVKELRLSVTSQNLFLITNYDGYDPEVNQDSSIDGIGSYGIDKNGYPKARTLLFGLNVTF; translated from the coding sequence ATGGAATTTAAAAACCACTACAAGTATCTAAGTTTATTTTTACTACTACTTTTGGGTAATGTGGTCAATTCAGGGCCCTTACAAGCAAATACCAACGCACCGCCGGACGATGCGCTGCAGTTGCGCCTGCTCACAGAAGTATTGGATGAAATAGGCGAAAAATACCAGGTCATTTTTTCTTATGAATCCAAGCTACTAAGTGAAGTCAAAGTGGATTTCGAATTTAGGCTGGAGGAAAGTGTAGATAGTGCGATTGAACGACTCTTATCTCAAACGGGGTTACACTATCAGGCCATGGGTTCGAAATACTATGTACTGCATCAGGATACCAAGGAAGGTAATAGAAATGCCAAGAAACTGGGCCGGAAAATCAATCAAATTCAAAAATTGGAACAAAAAGGCAAACTCAGCCTAAAGCACATTCAAGGGAAATCATCCAATCAATTGAGTAGCATTGTCCAATCCGTAGTGGAACTAAAGTCGGAGATTTCGATCAGTGGTAAAGTGACTTCTATGGCAGGCGAACCATTAATTGGTGCAGCTATCCTGGTTAAAGGTACGGCTGGGGGGACGGTCACCGATGTGGATGGCAATTACCAGCTAAATGTACCGGATAATGCCAGCGTTTTGGTATTTTCCTATATAGGTTATACCTCCCAGGAAGTGGTGATAGGAGGGAGAACGGTCATTGATGTACAATTGGTGGCCGATGTAACGCAGCTAGAGGAAGTGATCGTGGTAGGTTATGCCACACAGAAAAAGAAAGACATTACAGGTGCTGTCACTTCCGTAAGGAATGAAGATTTTAACCAAGGCGTTATTACTTCTCCGGAGCAGTTGTTGCAAGGGAAAGTATCTGGGGTAAATGTGACTTCGGCCAGCGGTGAACCAGGAAGTAACCAGGCTATCACCATTCGCGGGCAGGGTAGCGTTCGTTCCAGTAGCACACCTTTGTTTGTCGTGGACGGATTTGCCCTCGATAACTCAGGAACCGGTGCCTCTACCAACCCTTTAAACTTTATTAACCCTCAGGACATCGAATCTATCGATGTATTGAAAGATGCCTCGGCCACAGCCATTTATGGTGCCAGGGGGGCTAATGGCGTAATTTTGATTACAACTAAAAGAGGAAAAGCGGGTGTTTCCAAAGTGTCTTTCTCCTCTAGTTTAGCCGTATCTAATTTGGCGCGAGAAATCCCGGTTTTCAGCGCTAGCGAATTTCGTAAAAATGTAGTTGCTATCGGTGGGGACTTAACTGACCTAGGCGGTAATACCAACTGGCAAAGGGAATTGACACAAACTGCGATTTCTCATAACCAGAACCTGGTTTTGAATGGTGGAACCGATAAATTGACCTATTATGCTTCTCTTGGCGTGCAGGATCAAGAAGGTATCATCAAAAATAGTGGTCTTCAAAGGTATTCTGGAAGGGTCAATGTCACACAAAAATTGTTGAATGACCGGCTTAAAATAGATTTCAACTTAAATGCTACCAGTACCACAAATGAAAGGCCTCCGATTGGCACGATGGTAGCCGACGCTTTGACCCTCAACCCTACCTATCCGGCTTATGACAGCAATGGTGACCCTTCTATCTTTCCGGATGTGTTCAATCCACTCATAAGGCTGAATTTATATGATGACATCACGCGTACCAGGCGGGTACTTGCCAATATTTCGCCTTCTGTGGAGATCATTAAAGGGTTGGTTTATAAGCTGAATTTAGGAGTTGATGAATCGGCTTCCGATCGAGATGTCCAGGATAAACCCAGTACCTTGCCTTTAGTAATCGGGGCGTTAAGGTCAACCTTTGTGAATAATAGTAATACCCTGGTTGAAAACTATATTACTTATACCTTCGATCAACAAGCGCACAATGTATCTTTATTAGCAGGCCATTCTTATCAAAATATATTTGTAAGAGGTAGGTCCTGGGGTATTGAAAAATTTGCCGACAATGGCATCGAACCCCTCTATAACCCTGGCCTTGGTCAGGAATTGGATTTAGTCGATAACCGACCTTCCGGATTCGCCGTTAGAAACGAACTACAATCCTTTTTTGGAAGAGCTAATTACAGTTACAAAGATAAATACTTATTGACAGGAACGATACGTGCGGATGGTTCTTCAAAATTTGGAGAAAGTAACAAATATGGTATTTTCCCTTCTTTTGCAGCTGGCTGGAGAATTACCGAAGAATCATTTATGGAATCCTCTTTCTTTAGCAATTTAAAGCTAAGATTAGGATGGGGACGAACCGGAAACCAGGAAATCCCATCCAAAATCACGCAGGCTTTGTATACGACCTCTGTTAGCAGTGGATCCAGCTACCCTTTTACCGCCAATGGACCGTACCCTGCAGGGACCACCTTTGTTCGCTTGGCCAACCCCGATATCCAATGGGAGGTGTCCACACAAACCAATGTTGGACTTGATTTTGAAATACTTGATGGCGCCTTGTCTGGAACCATAGATTATTTCCACAAGGTTTCTAATAACATCTTGCTAGAGGTTGTCCCACCAGATCCTATTCAACCTGCTACTACCTATTGGACCAATATAGAGGATATGACCATTACTAACAAAGGGTTGGAGTTGGCATTGGATTATCAAATCAGAAAAACGGCCGGCCTATCCTATGGCATTGGCGGAAATATTACCTTCATTGATAACGTAGTGGAGGATTCTCCCTTTACCGTTTTGGTGACCGGTAGTGCCTCAGGTTCTGGCCTTACTTCTGCAACCGTTAACGGCTATGTTAATGGCGAACCCATTGGTTCCTTTTATATGAAGGATTTTGTAGGAATTGGAGATGACGGACTGAGTAAATTCAGGGATGTAAATGGCGATGGACTGGATACCGATGACGACCGCACCGTGGTTGGCAGTGCTTTGCCAACTACCATGTACAATTTTTATGGTAACTTAAGTTATAAAGGCTTTGATTTTAATATCAACTTTAATGGGATAGCTGGTAATAAGATTTATGATAATACAGCCACTGCTGCTTTTTACAAGGCCCGTTTGGCTAAATCTTTGAATACGACAGCTGTGGCTACTGAGTTTCCAGAAGAAAGCATTTTGAATCCAGCATCGGTTTCAACAAGATACCTGAAAGATGGTTCATTCCTCCGTTTGAACAATATGTCTTTGGGTTACAACTTTGTCACAGAAGCGATGGGGAATAGTGGCTGGGTGAAGGAATTGCGCCTTTCAGTTACTTCACAGAACCTATTCCTTATAACCAATTATGACGGATATGACCCTGAAGTGAACCAAGACAGTTCTATTGACGGAATCGGCTCCTATGGAATCGATAAAAATGGATACCCAAAAGCCAGAACCTTGTTGTTTGGGTTGAACGTGACATTTTAA
- a CDS encoding Na+/H+ antiporter NhaC family protein, with protein sequence MRNRFLFNLLLFVFASLTLNSQPDTSNKTIQLVPLEPIQRVKLQEYQLIVVDDDIVFNAPGLDGEGTMSINGEKVPLIFKNGRARLDKTPDAAGEILLLQTDNGPYHMYHASKKSNGSIRLKKIPLWLSVLPPLIAILLALIFKEVVISLFVGVWMGAFIAGGMRLESLYYFVLSFLQVVAKYIIGALNDAGHLSVIIFSLLIGGMVAIISRNGGMAGVVKSLTKYAKSPRSAQAITWLLGVAIFFDDYANTLIVGNTMRSVTDKFKVSREKLAYIVDSTAAPVAAVAFITTWIGAELGYIDDGIKDIEAFANTTPYAIFVSSLKYSFYPILTLAFMLMIIYMQRDFGPMLKAELRARKTGAVSRVNSEMESEEADLENLDPVKNAPLKGYNAVIPVSVVILMTIFGLVDTGIANSYEALLESGSPILSQSWGAVWGALGSLLPDPNGGFFMKLGQIIGAADSYVALLWASLSGVLVAIMLTLFGRIMKLTDTIATLTTGFKTMLPALIILTLAWSLASTTEELHTANFLTSALKDSINPYLMPVLIFVLAALISFSTGSSWSTMAILYPIAIPTTWAICQAQGIADAHATEILLNVIAVVLAASVLGDHCSPISDTTILSSLASSCNHIDHVSTQLPYALTVGVVSAVAGGLATLLGGGWFICILLLLASLGVLFLVVWRVGKRVD encoded by the coding sequence ATGAGAAATCGCTTTTTGTTTAATCTTTTATTATTTGTCTTTGCCAGCCTTACGCTAAATAGTCAGCCAGACACAAGCAATAAGACGATCCAACTGGTTCCCCTTGAGCCTATTCAAAGGGTAAAACTCCAGGAGTACCAACTCATTGTAGTCGATGACGACATCGTATTCAATGCACCAGGTTTAGACGGCGAAGGAACGATGAGCATTAACGGTGAAAAGGTGCCGCTGATCTTTAAAAATGGTCGGGCAAGACTGGATAAAACCCCAGATGCTGCCGGAGAGATTCTTTTACTCCAGACAGATAATGGTCCTTATCATATGTACCATGCATCCAAGAAAAGCAATGGCAGTATTCGTTTAAAAAAAATCCCTCTTTGGCTTTCCGTACTTCCTCCTTTAATCGCCATTTTGTTAGCACTGATCTTTAAAGAAGTCGTGATTTCGCTGTTTGTAGGCGTGTGGATGGGTGCCTTTATTGCCGGGGGTATGCGCTTGGAGTCGCTTTATTATTTTGTCCTTAGCTTTTTGCAAGTTGTAGCAAAGTATATTATCGGTGCCCTAAATGATGCTGGGCATTTATCGGTCATTATATTTTCGCTATTAATTGGTGGAATGGTCGCTATTATCTCTCGGAATGGAGGAATGGCCGGTGTCGTCAAATCCCTTACCAAGTACGCCAAATCGCCGAGGAGTGCCCAGGCCATTACCTGGTTGCTGGGTGTTGCCATTTTTTTTGATGATTATGCCAACACCTTAATTGTTGGCAATACGATGCGCTCGGTTACGGATAAATTCAAAGTTTCCAGAGAAAAATTAGCTTATATTGTAGATAGTACTGCTGCCCCCGTCGCCGCCGTCGCTTTCATTACCACCTGGATTGGTGCCGAATTAGGCTACATTGATGACGGCATTAAAGACATTGAAGCCTTTGCCAATACCACCCCTTATGCCATTTTTGTCAGCTCGCTTAAATATTCCTTTTATCCGATATTGACCTTAGCCTTTATGCTAATGATAATCTATATGCAAAGGGACTTTGGACCGATGCTAAAAGCGGAATTGCGTGCCAGGAAAACGGGCGCTGTTTCCAGGGTAAACTCAGAAATGGAAAGTGAGGAGGCAGACTTGGAAAACCTCGATCCAGTGAAAAACGCGCCATTAAAAGGATACAATGCCGTTATTCCGGTGAGTGTGGTTATCCTGATGACCATCTTTGGTCTGGTGGATACCGGAATAGCTAATAGTTATGAGGCATTGCTGGAATCAGGTTCGCCGATCCTGTCACAATCGTGGGGGGCTGTTTGGGGTGCCTTGGGTAGCTTGTTACCAGACCCGAACGGAGGTTTTTTCATGAAACTTGGGCAGATTATCGGTGCTGCAGACTCTTATGTAGCCCTGCTTTGGGCCTCCTTATCGGGTGTCTTAGTGGCCATAATGCTGACGCTCTTTGGTAGGATCATGAAATTAACGGACACGATCGCCACCCTAACTACCGGTTTTAAGACAATGCTTCCGGCGCTTATTATTCTAACCCTGGCCTGGTCTTTGGCATCCACTACCGAAGAGCTGCACACCGCCAATTTCCTTACTTCTGCCCTGAAAGACAGTATTAATCCTTACTTAATGCCTGTACTCATTTTTGTATTGGCTGCCCTAATTTCTTTTTCGACCGGCTCTAGCTGGAGTACCATGGCCATCCTATACCCTATCGCCATACCCACGACCTGGGCAATTTGCCAGGCCCAGGGCATTGCAGATGCCCATGCAACCGAAATCTTATTGAACGTCATTGCCGTCGTTTTGGCCGCCTCTGTTTTAGGCGATCATTGTTCGCCTATTTCCGATACTACCATTCTTAGTTCCTTGGCTTCTAGTTGTAATCATATCGACCACGTCAGCACTCAATTGCCCTATGCATTGACGGTTGGTGTAGTTAGTGCCGTTGCGGGTGGTTTGGCTACTTTATTGGGAGGTGGTTGGTTTATTTGTATCCTGCTGCTGTTAGCAAGTTTGGGCGTATTGTTCCTGGTGGTTTGGCGGGTTGGTAAGCGAGTGGATTAG
- a CDS encoding T9SS type A sorting domain-containing protein, whose protein sequence is MLWAKTKLWGSLLGLFFSLWGQSQTIERWAVPFQDKAGATIAMPLTGGLTAPQLSAADLNNDGIQDLYIFDRVGNKHLTFINAGEVGKSSYTYDPTYADNFPELLNWALLRDFDGDHIVDLFTFPNLQIGGLMVYKGYYENNRLAFRLIQFNRPLNVLYFTPPSGSDLPIFVSNIDYPAIDDMDCDGDLDILTFNSTGGYIELYENQSVERGFGLDTLVFKLNERCWGGIFESGSSNQVELATAIGGCFSPLVDETPISPRHTGSTLLTFDPDQDGDKDLLLGDVSFNSLNLLTNGGHCGEAWISIQEPQFPADGSSVDVAVFPAAFYLDTNNDGKEEIIVAPNVDAGGENKDVLWQYQAGGGEGQSAFGLIRKDWLVSDMIDLGENAYPCFIDFNQDGLIDVLLGNGTFYEPLGAKNAAVFLYQNIGTATAPAFRLVGEDVFQLNQFSQGATNFAPTFGDLDGDGDLDALIGEENGQLFYAQNIAGPNLPMRFAPVQYGYMGIDVGFNSRPQIVDVNEDGKLDILIGEQSGNINYFQNQGTALVPAFNADPNSAPNIMVFGGIVAQTDGLAFSGYSSPFLIKVAEGYRLFVGNRVGTIELYDHIENNLNGTFNLLQTLEGLDEGAEAAIALADLDHDDLLDLIVGNQRGGIGLFKTSFPADVNVSASYPFAPPLITVMVAPNPSRDNLNVTLKSDKWQEWQLALYASNGQLLFQQRQQQASTTISVNQFPPGVYFIRVKTEGQVISRKVIIGE, encoded by the coding sequence ATGTTATGGGCTAAAACCAAGCTTTGGGGGAGTTTGTTGGGCTTGTTTTTTAGCCTTTGGGGCCAATCTCAAACGATAGAACGGTGGGCGGTCCCTTTTCAGGATAAAGCAGGTGCCACCATTGCTATGCCCTTGACGGGAGGGCTCACTGCACCACAATTGTCAGCTGCCGACCTCAACAATGATGGAATTCAGGATTTATATATTTTTGATAGGGTGGGGAATAAGCACCTTACCTTTATCAATGCTGGCGAAGTCGGCAAAAGCAGTTATACCTATGATCCTACTTATGCCGACAATTTTCCAGAACTACTCAATTGGGCCTTGCTGCGAGACTTTGATGGCGACCATATTGTCGATCTTTTTACTTTTCCTAACCTACAAATAGGAGGCTTAATGGTATATAAAGGCTATTATGAGAATAATCGCCTGGCCTTTCGCCTGATCCAATTTAATCGTCCCTTAAATGTCTTGTACTTCACTCCTCCAAGTGGCAGCGACTTACCCATTTTTGTGAGTAATATCGATTACCCCGCCATTGACGATATGGATTGCGATGGAGACTTGGATATTCTGACTTTCAACTCCACAGGCGGCTATATCGAATTGTATGAAAACCAATCGGTGGAACGCGGTTTTGGCCTGGATACCCTTGTCTTTAAATTAAATGAACGCTGTTGGGGAGGTATTTTTGAAAGTGGAAGTTCTAATCAGGTAGAATTGGCAACGGCTATAGGGGGTTGCTTTAGTCCGCTAGTTGACGAGACCCCCATTTCTCCAAGGCACACCGGCTCCACCCTTTTGACCTTTGACCCGGACCAGGATGGCGACAAAGACCTTTTGTTGGGCGATGTTTCTTTTAATTCACTCAATTTGCTCACCAATGGCGGACATTGTGGCGAGGCTTGGATCAGCATACAGGAGCCACAGTTTCCAGCAGATGGCTCAAGTGTGGATGTTGCTGTTTTCCCCGCGGCCTTTTACCTGGATACCAATAACGACGGCAAAGAAGAGATCATCGTTGCCCCCAATGTGGATGCGGGCGGAGAAAACAAGGATGTTTTGTGGCAATACCAGGCAGGGGGAGGAGAGGGGCAGTCGGCTTTTGGACTGATTAGAAAGGATTGGCTGGTAAGTGATATGATTGATTTGGGTGAAAATGCTTATCCTTGTTTTATTGACTTCAACCAGGATGGCCTCATCGATGTACTGCTTGGCAATGGTACCTTTTATGAACCTTTGGGGGCCAAAAATGCGGCTGTATTTCTTTATCAAAACATTGGAACTGCTACAGCTCCTGCCTTTCGATTGGTAGGGGAAGATGTCTTCCAACTCAATCAGTTTAGTCAGGGTGCCACCAATTTTGCACCTACTTTTGGCGATTTGGACGGCGATGGAGACCTTGATGCCTTGATAGGGGAGGAAAATGGACAGCTTTTTTATGCCCAAAATATAGCAGGGCCAAATTTGCCTATGCGCTTTGCGCCCGTTCAATATGGTTATATGGGGATCGATGTCGGCTTCAACAGCCGCCCCCAAATAGTTGATGTCAATGAAGATGGCAAATTAGATATCCTCATAGGCGAACAAAGCGGCAATATCAACTATTTCCAAAACCAGGGGACGGCCTTAGTACCTGCTTTTAATGCGGATCCCAATAGTGCACCCAATATCATGGTTTTTGGCGGCATTGTGGCCCAGACGGACGGGTTGGCCTTTTCCGGGTATAGCAGCCCCTTTCTGATAAAAGTAGCTGAAGGGTATCGACTGTTTGTGGGAAATCGGGTTGGCACCATAGAGCTATATGACCATATCGAAAATAACCTAAACGGAACCTTTAATTTGCTCCAAACTTTGGAAGGGCTTGATGAAGGAGCAGAGGCAGCTATAGCCCTGGCAGACCTTGACCATGATGACTTGCTGGATTTAATCGTAGGCAACCAAAGAGGTGGCATTGGGTTATTTAAAACTTCCTTTCCAGCAGATGTAAATGTTTCCGCTAGCTACCCTTTTGCACCTCCTTTGATAACGGTAATGGTTGCCCCTAATCCCAGTCGCGATAACCTCAATGTCACCTTGAAAAGTGATAAATGGCAAGAATGGCAACTGGCATTATATGCATCCAATGGGCAATTGTTATTCCAACAACGGCAGCAGCAAGCGTCGACTACTATTTCGGTTAACCAATTCCCTCCAGGTGTTTATTTTATCAGGGTGAAAACTGAAGGGCAGGTGATCAGCCGAAAGGTGATTATTGGGGAGTGA